ACTTTAGTTTAGATGAATGCTAAATTCTCCCCTTTAGCACATGACTCATGGGTTGTTGTTGCCAAGTTAAATGGTAAAAGAATCAACTCCCAGAGTTCCTCATTTTGAAAAGACAGGGACCAGTGAAGACAACAAGTAGGTATTGGTTCAGAAAAGGGAATGCAGAGTTAGCCTCTGTGCTAGGCTATGGGAttcctgcccccagctcctcctcctttcctggtACTTTGAAATATTTATAATGCAATTTTTTGCAAATCAAAGCAATCATATGTAGCTGGCAACAAGATGCAACTCCCCTCTCCTGTTTCTGAGCCAAACCATTATTACCTATTTCCCCCAGATTTCTTTTGAGTAATTTAAGCCAAAAACTTGTTTATGCTAATCATGTCATTTTTGTCCTACTGATTTTTTGGGATTCAGCTTTGTGTACCGAACTCATGATTTGTGGCTACTATTGCCTTTGTCACACTGAAAACCCCCTCCCCAGCAACATGATATAAAACCTGCAGAAAGCAGTTCAAATGGCCAATTGCCACATGAAGTGGTAAAAGTAAAAAGCTGCACTATGGATAGATTGCCAAATCTAGAGCTGTTTCTATGTGTAGTTTCCCATAGCTACTTCAGGCTGTTCATTTCAGCTCTATAATCATTGGCGGTTGTTCCCCAAACCACAAGCAGTGTCTCTCATCCCGCACATTCAGTAAACTGTGTAGAAAAGACAGTTTATCAAAACAGAATTTACATAGATTACAGTGGCTTCTACAACCACAAACCCATCCCTCTGGCTCAACTTTAATACAAAAAAAGCACACTTAAAAGTTTTGAAGTGATCCTTTGCCGAAGGCTTTTAATCACAAAGCACTGTACTTTTATCCTTAAAAAGTTCCTTTTACAGTGTACAGTGAAGGGAAAAATTAGTGTTGATGAGGTTTCCACCTTTCAGTGAAGAAAGTCATTACTATTGCATACAGAAGATACCCAAGGAGAATAATGAATGTGCAGGCCAGTGGTCCAATGCAGAACCAAGATGCAATGAAGTATATCATGAACAAAGAAAGAAGAGTCCTGTAGCTGGCCAGAAATCTCAGACTGATCCTTGGTCGCCGAGAACGTCCTGACCTTTGTTTCAGTGCTGGGCTGTGCCTGCCCTTCTCTGCAAGGAATGGATTGGTAAGATGATAGCGACACAATCTGCCAATAAACTCTTCCCTGGAGCAGAGAATCTCCATTTGATCAGCAAACTAAGGTAAGAAAAACAAAGTCAATAACAGAAcaagaaaaatgtaaacaaaaattaaaatgtagattttAAGTTCACACTGAAAAATTGTTGCTTTTATGTTTTGGTTTGTATTAAGGGGACAGGAAAGAGGATTATAGCAATTATAACTCAAAACTCATGTGTCTTTCAAAAGTTAGAATTGTTCCAACACAAATTTACATTTGTACTGTAGTAATTCTGCTAATTTACTATTAGCAGTACAAAGCGCTAAACCAAACAGAAGGAAATCTGGAACAACAGTGGTGTGTACATATGATGTCAGGATACAGTGGAGAGAGGACCAACCATCAAGCTGCAAGACAAAGCTTAAAGGAGTGAGACACAGGAGGAGGAAGGAATAAAAGGGTTTGGTTGGATTAACCCTTTTCCTGCTTATTTTGACAACTAGGGAAACAGAGTGTTCTTTCATTATGCTTGTATGTGCTAATATGATCCTGTGAAGGACATTCCTTCTACCTCATCTACCATGAACAATACATTTCAGTTTACTGTTTCTGATTTAGAGAGAATGTTGTGACATTTACAAATCTTGAGCAATAGGGAAAAAAGTGATTCCAGGCTGGAAGAAGAGCCCTATGGAATATTTGCAAACTCATACAGAAGTCACATTAATGGCGAGAGTACAAAGCAAGTGTGTAAGTTGTACATTGACGCATGTCAGAGGGAGAATAGGAATATGCAACTGAAAAAGAGAAAGAAGACTTCTCATTGCACTTACCCTTTGATTAATTCCTGAGGATAACTGGAACAACAGTCGCACTAGAGTGGCATTTTCATAACTTCTAATGGGTTGAAGATCAGTATCTCCTTGGTACTCTATCTCAAACCGTCGTAAGCCATTTATGATCTAGGAACAGGAACGGAAATCACATACTTTATAGCTCAAATTTGAATTGCATACAAACTGGTatctctcctcccagccctgacaAGCTATTTATTTTGATCTCGAGGCATACACTCTGCTTTCTTAAACAGAAGCTCTAGAAGTATTGGTCTGGAAGCTTTTCCCTCTTACCTGATACCTGCCAAGAGGCGTAAGAATTAGTCCATCCTCACTCTCAATGCAGTCTGGAAGTTGCTTCTTTCCATTCTCATCCTGAGCTGCTCCACAATTCATAATCATTTGGGTCAGCTGGGCTTCATTCAACTAGTCAAAAAGAACAATTTCTTCATAATTATTCAGTTTTACGACCTTTTTCTGTTCCACCTATTTCCCCATTCACCAGCTTCTGTGCAGTCCTTGAGAACCACATAGCCAATGACTGACAACAGAACAGGTACTGAAAACAACCTATTTACCAGTCTACAatagaaataattttttaaaaagcgacTACATTCTTGTTTTCATCAGGTGGCAAGACCTGGCAGACAGAAGTATTATTCGCTCAGTACATCCTAGTCTTCCCATAGCTGTTGCTTAGTTCTATCTTCTCCCAGCCATGTGCAAGCGAACTTGTGTAAAATCTCTTTGCTTCCTTTCAGCTTAATGAGAGAAGCAGCCATCTTCTAGTATCTTCTATTAGCTTTATCACTTTTGCATTTCTACAGCATCTTTCATTAgaaaatctcaaagtgctttaaaaacagTAAGCCATAAAATGCCCATTGGTACGTAGGAAAAATATGGGATTTTATTAAGTGACTACTTATTGTGGGTGCCTAGTTTAACATGGCTTGGgatcagtgttccctctaattttttatatccatgtgcggaatgaattttgttttgtgcaccaatatagaggtgatgtgtgacacatcgccttcatattggtgcacataacaaaattcatgtggtggaggtggggccgaaggtttcagagtgtgggagggggcttggggctgagACAGAGGgttgggtgcgggggagggggactgagggctctggggtggggctgaggatgaggggtttggggtgtgggagggggctcagggctgggagagagtgttgggtgcagggggtgagggctccggctttGGGGTGggtccagggatgaggggtttggggtgcaggctacattggggctgcggtggggagagaggactcccccagctctctctcaccGCAgcaggtcagggctggggggagaggcgcctctccccagccacagcagctCCGGTGGGGCTGCACTGGGCCAATGGAGGTCTCCTTGCCACAGCAGCTCCGGTGGGCCCGGGCAGGCAGGTCCGCACTGGGGCCGACAGGGagtgctgcctctccccaccatgGCAGGTCCGCGCTGAGGGacaggcacctctccccacctcagccctgagcccctgcatgGGGCTTAATACCCAGCTGCGTggccacacagcttagagggaacttagcttgGGATTGATATTTTCAAGTGCACAGCACCCGCAAATTTAGCAATAGTCAAGAGGTTTACAGGCACTCAGCActcctgggaaaaaaaatcaatcctaaAGTGTCTCAAGATGGGCACCAAAAATTGAGGTACCCAAAATGAGTGTCCACTTTTGAAATGTTGGCCTACGTGACTTGCCAATGATCACACTGCAAATAAGCGAGAAAGCTGGAAGTAGACtgcaggaatcctgactcccattcATGCTACTTCCCAGTGACAGCACTTGGAAGGAAATTACATACTCGAAAGATCTGGCATAGGTACTCCTGTGCCTTCTCCAAATATTCATCTGTTTTCTTGATAATGTCTTGCCCAATTTCATCTAGGTCATTTCCTGTATAGGAACCATTCATGTCAGAAGGGCTGAACCTAAACCAGGATAGGAAGGACTGACTAGCCATGGTCTCTGCAGAGTGGTCTGATATGGATTTTGCTGTTTGCTGGGCCTGGCCTATTAACTGGGCCAATCTTAATACCTGAAAAATAAAAGACAGGCGGATGACTAAATAAAGCAATTGAATAAAGTCAGTAATAAGCACCAGCATGTGAATACAAGTCTGCCTGGTGACCTGACAGTCAGAACAGAATCAGCACATTCATTCCCTTGGCCGACATGGACTTGTGCTGGTAGTAGTCATGTGCTCCAACTCCAATAGAATAAAGGAAATCACTGCAGCTGGGGCATTCAGAGGAATGCGagtgcccctctgtttcctttgaGATGCATCTTCCTTCAGTTCACTAGCCTGCTGCTACACCATTTTTAACTGGCTTGCTGCTGGGTATTGATTATTAACACTATGAATCAGAAATACACACAGTCATTGTTGATAGATGAAACAAGTACATGCCCATACCAGATTGCTCCAAAGCTGCAAGCCCAGTCCACCCCACCCTTCAGGACTGGAAAGCAGTCTGTACATTTCTATTTTCACACTTGTTATGGACCTTTCAAACAGATTCTATAACCACCACCAATTCCTGATTCACCCCCTACTTTTAAAGAGCTTAAATTTCTCCCCCCTCTTACGTGATGGAGCAGATATTCAGTATGGAGACATATCCCTCACAACAGCAATAAAGGGGCTTACACAGAGCAAGTAAGCAAGGTCATTGCTTACCAAATTCCTGACTTCTGGACCAAACATCTGCTTGTACTGGGACTCCTGTCCTTCCAGGCAGTAAACATGACTCTTCACCTTAAATGAGGCATCTGTGATTGCTGGAGGCCATGATGACAAGAAGCTCCCACCAAGAGTGGGGGTCATGAAAATTCGGTGTTGACGGTGAGGGATAACAAGTTCTGGCTCCAGGAATAACTGCTCTCCTAGAATTTGGGATAAGATGATGTGGGGTGGAGAAAACCAGGTTACACCTTCCTCTGATTTGGGAATCTAGCAATACAATTTTTTAACCACTCATTGTAAcaaggttgcaaggttatttgtggggaggagagggagggcagggccctAGTTATTAGTTCAAGTTTTCCACTGAATCTTCACTCATAGAGCAGAAAGAGTTTTCACTATTACAATGGTGCATCTAAGTCTATATAGACATAGTACTTCTAGACCATGATTGGTTGTTGGAAAGGATATTATGGTCCCTATATCTGCCCAGCTGAGCACGTTCCAGCACCTGAAATTTTTGTTGCTTGCCTAAACCCTCTTGTCCCCTCCCCACGTCCCCCAGGCCTCTCAACATGCAACTTTCAGGACACTTTAAACTGATATCTAGAACTTGGAGTGCAAGTTCTTGCTGACTTGCCATCTTGCTGAAGTCTGAGTAAATATAAATTTCTGTAGGGCATTACAAAGTTTTaattctgagttaattaataacaAAACAGCACAAACAATAAGGAGGTTGTAAAACACAAGGAGTTtctatttactaaaaatacccaccaccatgggtttttttgtgttaGTTAGAACAAATAGGAATGAGTGAGACTGATGAAtggaaatgagaaaaaaaaaaatgagaaaaacttGTATATATGTATGAAACCAATACTGTAAATAGAAGCAAAGACATCAGGTCTCTGAACTTCAATGTCACATAAGGCAGACACCAAATCCTCCAATTCACATTTCTCCATGCTTCTGAGGCAAAAGAGTTGCCATCAGACAGACCAGGGCAGAACACTGCAAGGAGGCAACATGGTATTCAGTTACCTTTCTGGATCATTTCAGCTAGGTTGGGCTGAGCAAAGACCTTGGCTACTCGGAACACCATCAGGGCATTTTTAGCGCTGACCAAATCGGTGCGGAGAGCTCGGTTCAGAAAGCCTACAAATAGCTTGGTGTACATCAGTAGGTTCTCTTGAATGAAGGGAGCCCTGTCAAAGTAACAATGGGTTTGTGAATACAGCTATTTAAAATAAGGAGTAAGTATATTCAGTCTGCCAAATAAATAATCCCATAGAATATATTTTAGACCATCAACTGGAATGATCTCATCCTTTCCATTACACACACAAATGTCCCTCCTTACTCAAGCGTTTTTAGGTACCAGTAACAATCTCTGACTTTGTGCTAGCAGATATCTAGTTGCATGGATGTGCAATGGGAGGACTTCAGAGGCAAGCTGAAGCCTGAAGTGTGGTTTCTATCACTGTCTCCTGCACAAGTATCCAGGAACCAAAAAAACTGGTGCTGCCTCTTCATGAAACCCACCCTCACCGCTGAATGGATTGTGCCACTATAGGTCTTAGGGAAGGAGGAGGTGCCTCAGAACGGTTGGTAAAgtcaacgcacagtcaacttgtggaactcgttGACAGGGGGTGTTctaaaggccaaaactataacagggttaaaaaaataactagataaattcatggaggatagtctACAAGGcaagatggtcatggatgcaaaaccatgctctagATGTCCCAAACcactgattgccagaagctgggagtggacgacaggtgatggatcactcgatgaccgcctgttctgttcattccctctgaagcacctggcattagccactgtcagaagacaggatactgggctagatgggcctttggtctgacccagcacggCTGTTCTTATGACCCAGGATTttggacgcagtacaatgcaatGAGCAGTGTAGTTTGTAACGTTGGAGCCACCTGGGGGGGCTTTGCTGAACATGGGAGAGATGGTGAAGTAAAGGAAAAGACCCCAAGGAGTCCAAACAGAGGAAACAATGAACAGGGCTTATGCTTATCAATATAGCTTTAAGCCAAATAAATACTTTTACCCATATCAGGGTGACGGATATGCCGTCTTTGTTCTTCCTGAGCAGGAAGGCTAATCTGGCACCTGCTGTATGAAGAAAGCTACTTAGAGTAACATGTCAGGAGGAACTGAATGGGGTAAACTAGGAAAGCAGATCTCAACCTTTTCCATTCTGTGACCCCCACCTCACGATAAAGAAAGAGGGTGCTTGGTCACAATTCCACAGTTCAGTATCCATGAACTGGATGCTTACAAGGAACAACATTTAAAACTCTGTCTTCGAGATTTTCATATGCAAAATTCTAACAGTTAATAGATGCCATCTGCTGAAGCAAGATTAGAGCGATCTGCAGATTCTGCTCAGGAATAATCCTATGTTTACCATTTCTCTGATACACTGCGAGGCTGAAGCTCTGCATTCTGAAGTGGTTTCTCAGGAGCATATCTCCAGGGCTGCACGTAGCTTAACCACATCTCCAGGACCTGAAACAAAACCACAACAACATAAAAATTAATTCAATTGAAGAAGGAAGATTTTGCTTATTTGTTTTGCTAAGTCCCTTGGACAATGACACCCACTTTCTTAATGCCAACAAAAGGCTTAAGGAATGAAAATATCTTGCAAAAGTCTCAGCCCTGAAGAGTAAGTCTTTAGTGATCATGTGCTCTTGCATCAGAGCTGAAAAGAACTAGATGCTTAGTAAAAATCCATTAACAAAATACCGGGTTGTATTGAACAAGCAGCTCACTCTCTACAATAACAGTCAGATGAAAGAGTGCTCAAGTGGCTGCCATGGAAAGGAAGATGCATCCACCAATCAAACTGATGTACTAGTATTGGTGTATGCAGTGTtggacccaggatattagagacaaggtgggtgagataatatcttgtaTTGACCTAActccgttggtgagagagacaagctttcaagcttggacggtgctcttcttcaggtctaggaaacgTACTTAGGCCAGGCCTACACTACAGCGTTAGGTCAACATAAGTCAACTTACGTCAACCTCACTCTGTTTAAGTGTCTGCAAATTTACAGCATTGCTCCCGCCGATACTGCCCAGTGGCAGAgtctggtgccgctttgagttggtgtTGTTCTgttgggagcttgcttctgatgatgagcttagaAAAGTTGggagggttgtttgaaggccaggagagggggttcaggaaagatttcgtTCAGGATGGGGTCCTCATCAAGTGTGGATTGTAgctgtttgatgataccctgtatggattccagtgtggggtggtaggaaacaactaggggtgtgtggtTGGAGGGGgggttatttctgtattgaaacaAGTTCTCTCaaggtatttgggtggcctgttctATGACgggatctacttctctggtgaagTGCAGTTATTTAGACAGTTTTGAGCGTGTTAAGAtgtatatcctggactttctcctcagagcatattctgtggtatctgagtgcctggctgtagataacagatttctcgGTGTGTTTGAGATGGTTACTGCATCTATGAAGGTAGGTATGGTGATCCGTGGGAAGTTGTGGTGCAAATCTATGAGAGATTGTCtgttcagaggatgaaaatatcatcaatgtatcTCAGATACATTATTagtttcatggtgcatttgtccagaaattcttcaagGTGGAAGAGGTTGGTTGTGTCTTGAAGGAAGCTGGCCCTTTGCTTGGTGAGTGTGTAAGGATGGTTTCTATAAGTCCCAATATTCCTTCTGTGAGAGTGCcatggccagatatgatgggtctgcctgggttctCTTGTTTGTGTACCTTGGGAAGCACGTAGAAGGTCCCTGAGGAGGGTTCTTGGGGGATGAgtttgtagagtttctcttggagttgtttggggaaggatttgatgatatccttaaattcctgAATAAACTGTGGTGTGGGATCTTCTCTGAGTTCTTTATaacaggtggtgtcggagagttGTTGGTTGGCCACGTTAATGTAGTCATCACGGTTGAAGATTGTGTTATTATTCTGACATTTAATATCATTCACTGAAGCACCATATAGCCTAGTGAGACACATGGAGG
The Mauremys mutica isolate MM-2020 ecotype Southern chromosome 16, ASM2049712v1, whole genome shotgun sequence genome window above contains:
- the SMPD4 gene encoding sphingomyelin phosphodiesterase 4 isoform X1 yields the protein MAVPHLQQPSFLLASLKADCMNKPFAQRCHDLEIVIEDFPAKELHAIFPWLVENIFGSLDGIIIGWNLRCLHGRANPTEYAVALDFLDPSGPMMKLVYKLQAEEYRYEFPVSYLPGPVKASMQERVLPECSLYHNKVQFPPSGGLGSNLALNPFEYYMFYFAISLITQRNSPTTHHVSPSNSAYFSLVDTYLKWFLPTEGSVLPPPSSNPGGGIPSPAPRSPAVPFTSYGIHHTSLLKRHIAHQPSVNADPASQEIWRSETVLKVFVEMWLHHYSLEMYQKMQSPHVKLEVLHYRLSISSTHHSSPAQSGYQALHAYQESFKPTEEHVLVIRLLVKHLHAFANSLKPEPLSPSAHSHTASPLEEFKRVVIPRFVQQKLYIFLQHCFGHWPLDASFRAVLEMWLSYVQPWRYAPEKPLQNAELQPRSVSEKWAPFIQENLLMYTKLFVGFLNRALRTDLVSAKNALMVFRVAKVFAQPNLAEMIQKGEQLFLEPELVIPHRQHRIFMTPTLGGSFLSSWPPAITDASFKVKSHVYCLEGQESQYKQMFGPEVRNLVLRLAQLIGQAQQTAKSISDHSAETMASQSFLSWFRFSPSDMNGSYTGNDLDEIGQDIIKKTDEYLEKAQEYLCQIFRLNEAQLTQMIMNCGAAQDENGKKQLPDCIESEDGLILTPLGRYQIINGLRRFEIEYQGDTDLQPIRSYENATLVRLLFQLSSGINQRFADQMEILCSREEFIGRLCRYHLTNPFLAEKGRHSPALKQRSGRSRRPRISLRFLASYRTLLSLFMIYFIASWFCIGPLACTFIILLGYLLYAIVMTFFTERWKPHQH
- the SMPD4 gene encoding sphingomyelin phosphodiesterase 4 isoform X2, with the protein product MAVPHLQQPSFLLASLKADCMNKPFAQRCHDLEIVIEDFPAKELHAIFPWLVENIFGSLDGIIIGWNLRCLHGRANPTEYAVALDFLDPSGPMMKLVYKLQAEEYRYEFPVSYLPGPVKASMQERVLPECSLYHNKVQFPPSGGLGSNLALNPFEYYMFYFAISLITQRNSPTTHHVSPSNSAYFSLVDTYLKWFLPTEGSVLPPPSSNPGGGIPSPAPRSPAVPFTSYGIHHTSLLKRHIAHQPSVNADPASQEIWRSETVLKVFVEMWLHHYSLEMYQKMQSPHVKESFKPTEEHVLVIRLLVKHLHAFANSLKPEPLSPSAHSHTASPLEEFKRVVIPRFVQQKLYIFLQHCFGHWPLDASFRAVLEMWLSYVQPWRYAPEKPLQNAELQPRSVSEKWAPFIQENLLMYTKLFVGFLNRALRTDLVSAKNALMVFRVAKVFAQPNLAEMIQKGEQLFLEPELVIPHRQHRIFMTPTLGGSFLSSWPPAITDASFKVKSHVYCLEGQESQYKQMFGPEVRNLVLRLAQLIGQAQQTAKSISDHSAETMASQSFLSWFRFSPSDMNGSYTGNDLDEIGQDIIKKTDEYLEKAQEYLCQIFRLNEAQLTQMIMNCGAAQDENGKKQLPDCIESEDGLILTPLGRYQIINGLRRFEIEYQGDTDLQPIRSYENATLVRLLFQLSSGINQRFADQMEILCSREEFIGRLCRYHLTNPFLAEKGRHSPALKQRSGRSRRPRISLRFLASYRTLLSLFMIYFIASWFCIGPLACTFIILLGYLLYAIVMTFFTERWKPHQH